The window AATCCTGCTCCAGTTATGAAATTAGTTGAAATAATAGAGGGAGTAGCATCATCACAAGAGACTGTAGATAAGGTTCATGAATTATGTAATCAAATAAGTAAGGATCCTGTTATGGTAAAAGAGGCTCCAGGATTTATAGTTAATAGAATATTAGTACCTATGATTAATGAAGCTATAGGTATTTTGGGAGATGGAATAGCCACTAAGGAAGAAATAGATAAGGCGATGAAGTTAGGTGCAGGCCATCCTATGGGACCTCTTGAGTTATCTGACCTTATAGGAAATGATGTTGTTTTATTCATAATGGAGGTACTACATAAAGAATTTGGAGATGACAAGTATAGACCTCATACTCTTCTTAAAAAGATGGTTAGGGGCAATTTATTGGGAAGAAAAACAAAAAATGGATTCTATAAATATTAAGGGGGATGCTAGATGAAAGAAGCTGTAGTTGTCTCGGCAGTTAGAACACCTATAGGAAATTATGGAGGATCACTTAAGGATATAGAAGCTAGAAATCTTGGAACTTTGGTTATTAAAGAAGCTTTAAAAAAAGCTAATGTGGATTCAAATGAAGTTGATGAAGTTATATTTGGATGTGTTCTTCAAGGTGGTCTTGGTCAAAATATAGCTAGACAATGCTCTATAGATGCAGATATTCCAGAGAGCATTCCAGCTATAACTATAAATAAAGTATGTGGTTCAGGTCTTAGAAGTGTGTCACTTGCTGCTCAAACTATATTATCTGGGGACAATGATATAGTTGTAGTAGGTGGAGTTGAAAATATGTCAAAATCACCTTATATACTTCAAAATGCTAGATGGGGTTATAGAATGGGTGATTCTGATGTAAAGGATATGATGATAAAGGATGGGCTCTGGGATGCTTTTAATAACTACCATATGGGAATTACTGCTGAGAATTTAGCTTCAAAGTATTCTATAACTAGAGAAGAGCAGGATGAATTTGCTGTTAAGTCTCAAAATAAGGCTGAAAAAGCACAGCTAGATGGAAAGTTTGATGATGAAATAGTTCCTGTTATTATTCCTCAAAGAAAAAAAGATCCTATAGTATTTGATAAGGATGAGTTTATAAAGTATGGTGCTAAATTAGAAAAAGTACAAAAATTAAGACCGGCCTTCAAAAAGGATGGAACGGTAACGGCTGCAAACGCATCTGGAATAAATGATGGTGCAGCAGCTCTTGTTATAATGAGTAAGGAAAAGTGTGAAGAGTTAGGGCTTGAACCTTTGGCAACTATAGTTAGTTATGCATCAAAGGGGGTAGACCCATCTATAATGGGAATAGGACCAGTTGATGCTGTTAAGAATGCTTTAGGTAAGGCTAATTTGAGCATTGATGATATGGATTTGATAGAAGCTAATGAGGCTTTTGCAGCACAGTCTATAGCTGTTGCAAAAGAGTTGAATTTTGATATGAGAAAGGTAAATGTAAATGGTGGAGCAATAGCTTTAGGTCATCCAATAGGAGCATCTGGTGCTAGAATATTTGTGACACTTCTTCATGAGATGAAGAGAAGGGAATGTAGTTATGGGCTTGCTACTTTGTGCATTGGTGGTGGAATGGGTACTGCTGTTGTAGTTAAAAGATAATGGTAGTTTAAGACTTTGATATGTTATATATCAGGGTCTTTTTTATTGCCCTATAATAAAGAAATATGGAATAATTTAGTGTGATTTGATATATTATGTATATACAATAGGAATGTAGACCTAGGGTTTGTGCTTAGGCATCAAAATAATACACATTAAAATAACGCTACTTTGTCAACGTTTTAATAAAACTACAGATTATGCTGTTAAAATATTCTAAAAGTTCTAAACTCCCTACGGTCAGACAACGAACTTTTTCAACGTATATTTTAACAGCATAATCTAAGTTTTATAGTAAAATGTTAACCAAAAGTAGCTAACATTTTAAAGTGCATTATTTTGGGGGAAAGTTTTTTATATACATTATGAATTAAAGTTTACCAGTAAGAGGAGGGGTTTATTATTTGTGATACAATATATCATTATTGCAGTTCTGATACTTTTTTAAAAGTAATAAAGTCTCAAAAACTATGGATGTCAGATTTAACTAAAATGAATGATTATGAAGAGCTTAAGTATGGCAAGAATATAATACCTGAAAAATATGAGGAATTAGTTGGAGATTTAAAAGAATCTTTAGAGTTAGGTTTCGAACAACATATTGCTTTTTCATGTTCATTTTCTAAAAAAAGAGATTTGCTTAGTCAATGGAGAGCTTATGGGGATGATGGGGCAGGTTTTTGTATTGGGTTTGATAAGAATAAACTGATAGATTTTAATAAAGTAAATGATTATTTTGATAAAGATTCTTTGTATTGTGATTCTATATACTATGATGAAGATAAATATATCAAATATATAGAATCTTTATTAAAAGAATTTAAAGGAAAAAATAAAAAAATAACTAATCAGGAAGTTAGCCCATTCACTGCTAAATTAGCATGTTGTGCTTCTCAATATAAAAAGGATTTTTATAGAGAAGAAGAGGAAATTAGATTTGTAGTTGTTTTAAATAAAGAGGTTTTTAAAGAGCATCTCTATGAAAAAATAATCAAAGATTTTCCTTTTAAAGTAGATTACAGATTTTCAAAATATGGATTAGCACCGTATATAGAATTGAGTTTAAGTAATAAGAATGTCAAAGGTAGCGAAAGCAAAGCTTTTAAAGAAATAATATTAGGACCTAAAAATCCTTCAAATGAACGTGATATTCAAGATTTTTTATACGTACATGGTATTACTAATGTTGACGTTAAAAGATCTGAAGGAAGTTACCGCTAAATTAAAATAGAAGAGGACTGTGAAGTTGGCTATATGTAATGAAACAGAATGCATTGGAAAGTTAAGATATCAATATGAATTCATTTAAACTTTCTAAAAGGATGTGAAATAATATATGGATATTTTAAATCTTACTATAAAAATTTTCATTGTTGTCATAATATATATGGTTATTATAAGAATTTATATGATGTTAGCAGCGTGGATTGGTCATTTTCTTTTAAAACCATTACGATATCTATGGAAGAATCTAAATAAAAACTAAAAAAGAAGTTTAAGGTGCTTTTGGATAAAGAATATGGAGCTTAAGAACAACAAGAAGATGTAAATTAATGTTGATGTACAATATAATAATGGCATCTTCTTATTTGATAATATTTAGTGTAGGTAGGGCTAGGTTTGAAATTGATGGTATTAGATCAATAAAGATGAAAAGAAGATTTTAGATGATTATTTAAATAAAGAAGGGAAATCATATGAAAAGAATTATTAAGATAAGAGAGTCTATTTTTAAATATTTGATTATATTATTAGGAATAGCACTAGTTTTTATGAATATTAAAAGGTATGAAAATATAGGAGCAGTAAATGGGTCTAACTTAACGATTTGTATATATATATATATGAATGTATTAGTTATAATTCTTAGTTTTATAGAGGGAAAAATAGTAGAGTATAGAGTAAAGGATTTAGATTTGAATTATATAAAACCTTATGGAAAGTCATCGATAGTAAAATACTGCATACTTTTTATGGGTTTAATTGCTATAGCATGGTGCATAAATATAGGTACGATTATTAGAACAGGGTTTTTTATGACAATGTTCATTAATATAGTAATAGTTATGATAGTCCAATATATTTCAATGAAAATAAATATGTATATCAAATATAAGGTTATGTATAGAGAAAATATTTTAGTAATAGGAAATAAGTTATATGATATAGAAGGAATAAAGAGTATTACAGATAACTTTGGTTCTAATTTTTATATGGAAGTTGGAAGTAAAGAGTATGAAATATTTTGCGGACAACTATCTACAAAAAAAGAATTGATGAATATATTAGGAAATAAAATTATTTCAAATGGATTATAGGGGTTTACAATTAAGATAGAATTTTAACGTGTATTATTAGACAGAGTATATATAATATCTAAAAGGAGAAGTTTGATGAATTACAAAATCCTATCAAAGCAAGAAGCTTTTAATGAGATTACAAAGAAAGATGATTTTATTCAAGCTGTAAATATATTTGAAATGATGATGAAGATGTCATCTCACTCAGAAGTGACAATGCATCAATATATTAAACATTTGGGTACAACGGTACAGGAGTGGGAAGTATATGAAAAAAACAAATTGGAATTTATTTTAGATTTATGTAATGCGGCTATAGAGAAGAAAATGAGTAATATACATCTAAAGATTAACTTGGCTAAGACAGATGGAAGAGATGAATATAATAGTGCTTATACAAGAGGAAATACTATATATTTGCCACCTAACAAAATTAAATATGAAACTAATAGGCTAGTTAGGTTAATACTTCATGAAATATTTCATATTATTACGAGAACAAATAGAATGTTAAAAAAAAGTATATATAGTTTAATTGGATATGAGTTAATAAATCCAATAGAGTTATCTAAGAAACTTGATATATTATATCTTGTTAATCCCGATTGTCCATTTATTGATTCGTTTAGAGTTGTAAGAAGAAATGGAGTAAAATGCAATGTTTCACCAATTATTACTTTGAATAAAAATCTTAGTGAAATTGACACAAGTGTAGATATTTTCAAGAGTATTGAATTAAAGTATATCGAGATAATTGAGGAAGCAGGAGTATATAGTTCTGGAAGCATACTTTATGATATAACTGAGCTTAATGTAGAAGAAAATGAAAAAGCATTTCTTTTAAATCAACCAGAAGAAATCTTAGCTGAAGAGTTTGTATCATTTATTTTGGGTGAAGTTACTAAAATTGATTTTGATAAAGTTTTTAAATAGCAAGAAAGTGGATTAGTAAATAATATTTTTTATTGTTTTTTCATTATATAAAAAATATAGAATAATTTAGTTAAAGCCGATATAGTATGTATATAAATGATAATCTATATTGGAAGGAGTTATACTAATGAATTCAATTTTGACATATATAAATGGAAATGATTTGGTGATAAAGGTTTTCTGGACCATAATAGCTTTTATAGCTATTATGTTAAGTATTAAAATCATTAACCATATTATTTATAATAATATTGATGATAATAATAAGTATTATTTAGTTAGAAAAAGAGTGTATTATTTTTTTAGTTCTATCTTTGTTGTTGTTTGTATATTTCTTTGGTCGAATTCTGGAACTAGTTTAACAACCTATTTAGGGCTTGTATCAGCTGGTATTGCTATTGCTTTAAAAAATCTATTTTCAAATATTGCAGCATGGGTATTTATCATTATAAAAAAACCATTTAAAGTAAGTGATCGTATAAGTATAAATAATCAAAAAGGGGATGTTATTGATATAAGGATGTTTCAGTTTAGTTTAATGGAGGTATCATCTTTTGAGAATGGAGAACAGAGTACAGGGCGTATTGCTATTATTCCAAACCATTACATTTTTTCACATTCTCTAATTAATTATAACAAAGGGTTTAAATATATTTGGAGTGAAATAAAGGTACTTATTACTTTTGAAAGTGATTGGGAAAAAGCTAAAACAATTTTGACGGATGTAAGCAATAAACATTCTTTGCACTTATCCGATGAAGCCTCTAGAAGTGTAGATGAAGCAAAAAAGAATTATATGATTCATTACAATAATTTAACTCCAATTGTATATACAGACGTTAAAGAAAGTGGAATACAGTTAACTATGAGATACTTGTGTCCACCACGTCAAATGCGTAATACGGTGAATGATATATGGGAAGATATTCTTAGAATATTTAGAGATGAAGAGGATATTCAATTAGCTTATCCAACGACAAGAGTTACTCGCGACTAGGATTTTTGATTGTGAAAAACTATTTAAAGAAAATATATTTCTTAGCTTGATGGTTTTGTTACTAAGTGGTAAATTTAATATATATTAAATTCTGTATAGAATAACAAATTTTAAGGAGTGATTTTTGTGAAGGAAATAAAATATAATGAATTATCAAAAGAACTTTTGGATCAGCTTCAAAAGGGAGCTTTTTTAAATGTTAAAGATAATGATGGAAATGTAAATACAATGACAATAGCTTGGGGAAATTTAGGTTTTATGTGGAATAAGCCTGTTTTTACTGCCATGGTAAGATACTCAAGACATACATATAAATTAATAGAAAATGCTAAAGATTTTTCTGTAAGTTTTCCACTAAAAGGACAGTTAAAAGAAGCATTAAGTATATGTGGAACTAAATCAGGTAGAGATATAGATAAATTTAAAGAATCTAATATACATGCAGTAGATAGCAAAAACATAAATTCACCTATAATAGAAGAATGTGATCTTCATATTGAGTGTAAAATAGTTTACAAACAAGAAATGGATCCTAAATGTATAATAGACAGTGAAATAAAAGAAAAAAAATATTCAACTGACGATTATCATGTATTATATTATGGGGAAATAGTAGGTACTTATATAAACGAATAATTAGTATATATTAGTTAAAAACTTCGATTCAGTAGAATCAGTATTACATGGATAATATGAGTATATAAGAGATATCGTTTATTAAATTACAAATTGTAAATATGTTATAAAAGATGATATAATAGCCTTAAAAATGAGAGGATGTTCGATATGAAAAAAATAATAGCAGCACTACTTATGGGTTTGATGGTGTTTTCTATTACAGGATTTACTTATAAAGAATCAAAAGATGTAGTGGCTAAGGTG is drawn from Tepidibacter hydrothermalis and contains these coding sequences:
- a CDS encoding 3-hydroxybutyryl-CoA dehydrogenase, which encodes MKIGVIGTGTMGSGIAQVFIEKGYEVILNGISESEIKNGFNIIDKNLDRKVKKEKITLEDKEAILEKLNICVEIDELKECDIVVEAIVENMEVKKELFKKLDEVVKEDTILATNTSSLSITEIALSTKRPDKVIGMHFFNPAPVMKLVEIIEGVASSQETVDKVHELCNQISKDPVMVKEAPGFIVNRILVPMINEAIGILGDGIATKEEIDKAMKLGAGHPMGPLELSDLIGNDVVLFIMEVLHKEFGDDKYRPHTLLKKMVRGNLLGRKTKNGFYKY
- a CDS encoding acetyl-CoA C-acetyltransferase, which codes for MKEAVVVSAVRTPIGNYGGSLKDIEARNLGTLVIKEALKKANVDSNEVDEVIFGCVLQGGLGQNIARQCSIDADIPESIPAITINKVCGSGLRSVSLAAQTILSGDNDIVVVGGVENMSKSPYILQNARWGYRMGDSDVKDMMIKDGLWDAFNNYHMGITAENLASKYSITREEQDEFAVKSQNKAEKAQLDGKFDDEIVPVIIPQRKKDPIVFDKDEFIKYGAKLEKVQKLRPAFKKDGTVTAANASGINDGAAALVIMSKEKCEELGLEPLATIVSYASKGVDPSIMGIGPVDAVKNALGKANLSIDDMDLIEANEAFAAQSIAVAKELNFDMRKVNVNGGAIALGHPIGASGARIFVTLLHEMKRRECSYGLATLCIGGGMGTAVVVKR
- a CDS encoding DUF2971 domain-containing protein → MNDYEELKYGKNIIPEKYEELVGDLKESLELGFEQHIAFSCSFSKKRDLLSQWRAYGDDGAGFCIGFDKNKLIDFNKVNDYFDKDSLYCDSIYYDEDKYIKYIESLLKEFKGKNKKITNQEVSPFTAKLACCASQYKKDFYREEEEIRFVVVLNKEVFKEHLYEKIIKDFPFKVDYRFSKYGLAPYIELSLSNKNVKGSESKAFKEIILGPKNPSNERDIQDFLYVHGITNVDVKRSEGSYR
- a CDS encoding mechanosensitive ion channel family protein: MNSILTYINGNDLVIKVFWTIIAFIAIMLSIKIINHIIYNNIDDNNKYYLVRKRVYYFFSSIFVVVCIFLWSNSGTSLTTYLGLVSAGIAIALKNLFSNIAAWVFIIIKKPFKVSDRISINNQKGDVIDIRMFQFSLMEVSSFENGEQSTGRIAIIPNHYIFSHSLINYNKGFKYIWSEIKVLITFESDWEKAKTILTDVSNKHSLHLSDEASRSVDEAKKNYMIHYNNLTPIVYTDVKESGIQLTMRYLCPPRQMRNTVNDIWEDILRIFRDEEDIQLAYPTTRVTRD
- a CDS encoding flavin reductase family protein, giving the protein MKEIKYNELSKELLDQLQKGAFLNVKDNDGNVNTMTIAWGNLGFMWNKPVFTAMVRYSRHTYKLIENAKDFSVSFPLKGQLKEALSICGTKSGRDIDKFKESNIHAVDSKNINSPIIEECDLHIECKIVYKQEMDPKCIIDSEIKEKKYSTDDYHVLYYGEIVGTYINE